The genomic region GTATATGGATTAAGTGAATACTTTGGTGGACATGTGCATAGCTCGCTCTTCCACGGATCAAAGGGGCGTAGATACATAGTTTATTATGAAATATTTTTGATAGAAAACTTAACCTATCGGCAATTTCATGAAATTTGCAATATTGTGCAAACTCTATTAAAATTTAAAATAATGAAGCTTAAAAATCTCTCACTGAATACAAAATTCACTCTTTCAATCAGTTTGATAATCTTTGCTTTCTGTGTAATATTTTCTTTTCTTATTTATTATCACCTTAAGCAAAAAGTAATAGAGGATGCAAATGAAAAGACAAGAATAATCATTACTCAGATTGATGCACTGGGCAATTATGTTAAAGAAGAACTAAGACCTGCTATTTTTAAACTTCTTCACGAAACAGGAAAAAAAGATGAATTTATCGTTGAGGGAATGTCAACAACTCATGTGAGACTGAGTGTAATGAAAAGATTTAATAATAAGATAGGAAATTATACTTATAAAAGAGTTTCTCTTGAGCCCATAAATCCATTGCATAAAGCTGATGCGCTGCACGCTAAACTGATTGATTATTTTCAGAGAAATCCAGATAAGGAGTCCTGGAGCGGAATTGTGAAATCAGAGTCCCAGGAACTTCTTATAATGGCAAAACCTATTGTAGTTGAAAAAGGATGCTTAATCTGTCATGGAAAGATTAAAGATGCACCTAAGGCTTTGCTTAAGATGTTTCCTCGGGAGCAGGATTTTAAATGGAAAGAGGGAGAAATAATGGGAGTGGAGTCAGTATCTCTTCCAATTGCATCAACATTGGGTGAAATAAAAGGTGTTGCCATCTCTACATTTCTTTTCGGCGTGGTTTCTTTAATCTTCCTTTTTGTTGCCCTTCAGGGTGCTTTCTGGAGCTTTGTAATTAAACCTTTGAAAAGATTAAGCTCCCTATTCAGAGGAATTGTCAACGGCACAGAGCCTCTTAATCAAACAATTGAGGCAAAAACAAAGGATGAGATTGGTGAGCTAATTTTTTCATTTAATCAGATGTCAAAATATTTATTTGAGGCTCAGGAAGCCACTAAAAAATACGCTGAAACTCTTCAGACGATATTTGAGGGTATAACAGACCCACTTGCTCTCGTTAATCCGGATTGCACAGTGGAGATGACTAATCATGCTTACAGAACATGGATGATAGAAGGAAGAGCTGCTGTATTTAATGAAAGATGTGATCCTGAAAGAGTTGATCCAGATAAATTCTGTCCTGTTCACTTTCTTAAGAAGGTAATAGACACGAAAAAACCGTTTTCAGAATACTGGGAAGGCGAGGATCAAAAACACTATTTTATCCATCTTTATCCAATTTTTGATGATAAAGGAAATGTGATAAAATTGGTTCATTATGTCAAGGATATTACAGAAAAAAGAAAGATTGAGGAGCAGATGAGAATTACTGAAAAACTTGCAGCAATCGGGCAGCTTTCAGCAGGATTAGCCCATGAAATCAATAATCCTCTTGGAGGAATCAAACTTTGTTTCAATAATTTGATAAGCACAGAGATGGATGAAGAGACAAAAAACAGACACATTGAGGTAATAAATCAAGGGCTCACAAAGATTCAGGAAATAATAAAACAACTCCTTGATTTTTCAAAGCAGAGTGAGCTTGTAATTTCACTGGTTTCTGTTAACAGCCTTGTAGAAAATGTCTTAAAATTAACGGATTATTTAATATCAAAAAAGGGAATAAAAGTTATAAAAAAGCTTTCTGCAGATGTCCCAGAAATCATGGTTGACTCAAATAAAATAGAACAGGTATTTTTAAATATTGTTCTTAATGCTATTCAGGCAATGGATGGTAAAGAAGGAACTTTAACTGTACAGAGTTATTTAAAAAATGGCTACTGTTACATCTCTTTCACGGATACAGGTCCTGGAATTCCTGATGAAATCTTTCCGAAAATTTTTGATCCTTTCTTTACCACAAAGCCTGTTGGTGAAGGAACAGGACTTGGTCTTTCAGTAAGTAAATCTATTGTAGAGCAACACAATGGAAGAATTCTCGTTGAAACCTCTAATAGAGGTAGCACTTTTACAGTAGAGTTACCGGTAAAATGAAAGAAAAGATTCTCATAATTGAAGATGATCCTGCAATGAATCTCGGTATGAATCATTTTCTTAGATCCTGTGGATATGAAGTAAAATCCTGCGAAGATGGCAAAAAAGCTCTTTTTATACTTGATTCAGAGAGATTTGACATTGCCATAGTTGATCTTAAACTTCCGGGAGTGGATGGTCTCACTATACTTAAAGAAATAAAAAATAGAACTCCCCAAACAGGAGTAATAATCATAACCGCTTTTGCTGAGGTAAAAACTGCTGTTCAGGCAATAAAAGATGGTGCATTTGATTACATTGCAAAACCATTCACAAATGAAGAACTTTTTTTAGTAATAGAAAGATTTTTAAAGTTTCGTGACCTTGAAAAGGAAGTAAAACAACTTACTGAGCTTGTCAAAAGAAAAGAAGGATTTGAAGAGATAGTTTGTAACAGTTCTGCTATGAAAGAAATTCTTGATAAGATTGAGGCAGTGGCAAAAACTGATGTGCCTGTTTTAATTCAGGGTGAAAGTGGAACTGGAAAAGAACTCATAGCAGATGCAATCCAGAGAAGAAGTTTAAGAAAAGATAAACCCTATATCAAAATAAACTGTGCTGCCATTCCTGAAACTCTTTTTGAATCAGAGCTCTTTGGATATGAAAAAGGTGCTTTTACAGGAGCCACAGAGAGAAAATCTGGCAAATTTGAGCTTGCAAACGGAGGCACCATATTTTTTGATGAAATTGGCGATATGCCGATGCCGCTACAGGCAAAGCTCCTGAGAGTCATTGAAGATGGAACTGTATATCCTCTTGGAGGCAAAGAACCAATAAAGATTAATGTTAGATGCATCTATGCAACAAGCAAGAATCTTAAAGAATTGATAAAAAATGAAAAATTCAGAGAAGATCTCTTTTACAGAATAAATGTCATTCCTGTGGTAATACCACCTTTAAGAGAAAGAAAAGAAGATATTTCAGCACTCATTGAACATTTTCTTAAAATTTTCTCAGAAAAATATGGTAAAAAGAATATCACCATCTCTCCTTCAGCCTATGAAGCTTTACTAAGTTATGATTATCCCGGAAATGTGAGAGAGTTAAAGCACGCCATTGAGAGAGCTGTGCTTCTTTCAAAGGACGGCATAATTGATATTAAACATCTTCCAGAAGAGTTCTCACCAATGGGATCACTTCAAAAACAGTGTCTTATAAGTAATTTTTCTCTTAAAGAGTGTCTTGAAAACTTTGAAAGAAATTTGATAATAAAAGCTCTTGAGGAATGCGGATGGAAAAAAGCTGAAGCAGCAAAAAAACTCGGAATAAGCAGAAAAGCCTTATGGGAAAAAATTAAGTTTTACAGAATTGGACAACCTTTACAAAATAACGGAGGGGGAGGGATTCGAACCCCCGGTAGGGTGTAACCCTACAGCGGTTTTCAAGACCGCCGCCTTAATCCACTCGGCCACCCCTCCAGATTTTTTATTATAACAAATTACTCATACCTCAATGCATCAATGGGATTAAGCATGGAAGCTTTATAGGCAGGATAAAATCCAAAGAAAATGCCTACAAAGGCTGAAAAAGAAAAGGCTATTAAAGCTGAAAAAGGTGAAATACTTACCGGCCATTTCATTAAATCAGAAACAATTAAAGAGCCTGCAATTCCTGAAAGAAGTCCAAAAACTCCTCCTATCATTGTCAAAAAGACAGATTCAATTAGAAATTGCATTCTTATGTCTTTTGGCTTTGCTCCCACTGCCATTCTTATTCCGATTTCCCTTGTTCTTTCAGTAACTGAAACAAGCATTATGTTCATTATTCCAATTCCGCCTACAACTAAGGATACAGAGGCAATTGCACCAAGAAGAATTGACATGGTTCTGGTTGACTCTTCTGCTGTTTTAAGCATCTGTGTGAGATCCATAACTGTAAAATCATCTTCCTGAGCCTGTCCGATTCTATGCCTTTGTCTTAAGAGGGCTTTAATCTCCTCTGTTGCCAGAGGGATTGACTCTAAAGACTGAGCTTTTGCGTAGATTAATCTTACTCTACCTGGCAGAATGTTACCAAAAAGCGTTCTCTGTGCTGTTGTAATGGGAACATATATTATGTCGTCCTGATCCTGTCCTGTAAGGGACTGTCCTTTTTTATCAAGAACTCCAACAACTTCAAAGGGTATTTTTTTTATTCTTATTAACTTTCCAATGGGCTCAAGATCACCAAAAAGTTTTTCACTGACAGTCTGCCCTATCACTGCCACTTTTGTCCCACTTCTTACATCTTGTTCTGTTATAAATCTTCCCGAGACAATTTCCCATTCTCTGACAGCAGCCATCTCAGAAGTTGTTCCAAGCACAGCTGTTGACCAGTTCTGATTTCCAAATACAACCTGTGCTGTGCCAGATATTACAGGCGCTACCCGAGAAACATGAGAACACTCTTTTGCTATAGCCTCAGCATCTGCCATTGTAAGGGTTTGCTGCGTTCCTGCACCCATTCTTATACCACCCTGTGTTGTTGCTCCCGGAAGAATAAGAATTAAATTGCTTCCTATACTTGAAATCTGAGCTGAAATTTTTTCGCTTGCACCCTGACCGATTGCAATCATTGTAACAACTGCACCAACACCTATGATAATTCCAAGTATGGCAAGGAAAGAACGCATTGCATTAGCTATAAGGGAACGGACTGCAATGTTAATTATTGATGAAATAGCTATCATGACTTTGTATCACTTATAATTTTACCATCAAGAAATCTTATCTGTCTTTTCCCAAAAGCTGCTATGTCTGGCTCATGGGTAACAATGATAGTTGTAAGATTCTGTTCTTCATTAAGTCTTTTGAAAATCTCCATTATCTCCATGCTTGCCTTAGAATCAAGATTTCCTGTTGGTTCATCAGCAAGTATTATTGAGGGATTATTCACAAGTGCACGGGCAATTGCAACTCTCTGTTGCTGTCCTCCACTTAGCTGTCTTGGATAATGATTTGCTCTCTCTTTAAGTCCAACCCAGGAAAGAGTCTCAACTGCTCTTTCTTTTCTTTCTTTTGCAGGAACTCCTGCATAAATAAGCGGAAGTTCAACATTTTCCAGTGCTGTAGCTCTTGAAAGAAGATTGAATTGTTGAAAAACAAAGCCTATTTTTTTATTTCTTATCTCTGCAAGCTCGTTTACATCCATTGTGGAAACATCTACTTCTTCAAGATAATATTTTCCGCTGGTTGGAGTATCAAGGCATCCAACGATGTTCATAAATGTTGATTTTCCAGAGCCACTTGGTCCCATGATGCAGACAAATTCTCCTTTTTCAATGAGCACGGAGATTCCGTTAAGAACAACCAGCTGCTGTTCTCCAATTTTGTAAATCTTCGTTACATTTTCAAGTTTTATAACTGGCATATTTAAAATCTTGGCGGAGGATGTCCTGTTGTGGTAGTAGATGTTTTTTTGCCAGTTTGAATCTCAACAATCACATCATCGCCTTCTTTTACATTTCCTTCCAGAACTTCACTCCATTCACCATCACTTATTCCTGTTTTTATTTTAACTCTTACAGGTTTTCCTCCTCTTAAAACCCATACTCCCTGCTCTTTTGAAGGAGCTGTATTAGGCATTCTGAATCTTAAAGCAGCATTTGGAATTTTGAGAACATTTTTCTTTTCCTGGGTAACAAAAGTAACATTAGCAGTCATACCTGGTTTAAGAAGCAGATGAGAGTTATCCACTGCTATTACAACATCATAGGTTACGACATTCTGGGTAACTGTAGGAGAAAGCCTTATTTGAGCTACAACTCCTTTAAACTTTCTATCAGGATAGGCATCTACTGTAAAAGTTGCCTCCATTGCATTTTTGATTTTTGATATATCTGCTTCATCCACATTTGTATCAACCTGCATTTTTGTAAGGTCAGGAGCTATTGTGAAAAGTGTCGGAGTTTGAAAGCTTGCTGCCACTGTCTGACCAACCTCAACATTTTTTGCAATAACAACACCATTAACAGGTGAGACTATTCTTGTATATCCGAGATTTGTTTTTGCCTGTTTGAGTCCTGCTTGAGCTTTTTTAACCTGTGCAAGAGCAATTTCATACTGAGCTCTGGCAGTATTATACGCTGTCTCGGCATCATCAAGCTCGCTGCGAGCAATGAGGTCACGCTTCCATAGCTCCTGTTTTCTTTTAAAAGTTCTTTCTGCATCTTTCAATGTAACATCAGCCTTGAAAAGATTTGACTTTGCATTGTAAAGGTCTGCTTCAGCCTGTTTCAGATCATTTTCAAAAGGAGTTGGATCAATCTGAGCAATAAGCTGTCCCTTTTTAACAATAGAGTTATAATCAGCATAGAGGGCTACAATTGTTCCAGAGACCCTTGTTCCAACAAGAATCGTTGTTACAGGATTTACAGTTCCTGTAGCAGTCACTGTCTGAACAATGTCTCCTCTCTGAACTTTAACAGTTTTAAACTCTGTTTTCTTTGAACCTGACAGAAGCATGACTAAAACAATTCCTACAATAATTAAAAATGCTACTGAAACCAATGCTATTTTTTTCTTTTTTTTCATTCCAACCATCCCACTGTTTTTTGTATTTGTGCATAGGTTACATTATAGTCATAGATTGCCTGCCAGTATTGAGTATTCGTCTGTTCATAAAGAACTATGGCATCAACAACTTCTATTGAGCTTCCTATGCCGACTTCATATCTTCCCATTGCAAGATCAAGATTTTCTTTTGCCTGTTTTAAAGTACTCTTAAGAGTCTCTATTTTCTGTGAAGCTTCTTTAAGCTGAGCAAAGAGATTTTTTATCTGCGATGTAATCTGCTGTTTTAAAGAGTCTTCCTTGTATGAATAGTATGCTGTATCTGCTTTTGCCTCAGCAAGTTTATATTTTGTTGACCATCCACTGAAAAGTGGAAGAGACATCTGCAAAAGGACTGTCCATTTTTTATTGAGAGGGAATTCTTCATTGATGTATCCATAATTTGCTGAACCTGTAAAAAGAGGGAAATATTCCTTTTTTATCAGTTCCTCTGTGGAAATTGAAGCCTGTTTATTAAACTTTATTGCCTGAAGTTGAGGATTTCTTTCAATGGCTATTTGAATAGCCTCATTTTCATCAAGCTTTCTCACAACATAGTCTTCTTCTTTAATGTCAAAGTCTGGCATATCCACTGTTCCCATTGCCACTTTAAGATTTAAAAATGCTTGAGAAAGCTGTTTTTCAGCTGTGATTAAATTGAGTTTTGCATTGCTTAGTTCAACCTCTGCTTTTGTTACTTCAATTTTTGGCTTAAGTCCAACTTCATAAAATCCTGTTGCAAGGTCAAGATGTCTTTGCGCCTGCCTGAGCACTTCCTGAGCTGTCTCCTTTTGTTTTTTTGCCTTGAGCACACTGTAATAAGCTTCTTTAACATTATAAATCGTTTGTAAAACAGCGTCTCTGTCTTGCCACTCTGTTGCTCTGTATAACTGCTTCTGAATCTCTACCTGTTTAGAAGTCTTTCCAAAATCAAAAATAGTTTGAGTGAGACTCACCTGAGCTGAATACTGTTTTGAGTATTCTTCAGAAATTCTGTTTTCCAGATAACTCCTTTGATATCCAAGGGATAAATCTATTTGAGGGAAATAGCCTGAGCGAGCCTCTCCAATTTTAAAAAAACTTTTGTTAACAGTAGCCTTAGATGCAAGAATCTCAGGATTTTTCTTTAATGCTATATTAATACAGTCCTGAAGGCTGTAAACAGGCTGAAGACTTAAGGCTGAAGGCTGAATGCTGAATGCTGAATGCTGAAGACTGAGAAAGACAAACAAGGATAATAATAAAACTCTAAATATCATTGCTTTCCAATGACATCTTTCAACTTTGCGCCTGTGTTTACTGTAACATCCACATAGGGAATCACTGACATGCCTGGCCAGAGAGGATAATCAGGATCAAAGGGTGTATCAATTATTATTCTAACTGGAATTCTTTGAACAACTTTCACAAAGTTTCCAGTGGCATTTTCAGGTGGAAAAAGGCTGAAAACAGCACCTGTTCCTGGCTGAAAGCTTGCAACATGACCTTTAAAAATCTTGCCAGGATAGGCATCAACTTTAATTTTAACAGGCTGTCCTACTCTCATTTTTTCTATCTGTGTTTCTTTAAAATTAGCACCAACCCATATATCCTGCTCATCAACAACTGCCATGAGAAGCTGCCCGGGTCGGACATACTGTCCTGTTTCAACAGATTTTTTTGCAATTCTTCCATCTCTTGGAGAAACAATCAAAGTTCTTTTTAAGTTTATCTCAGCAATCTTCAGTTCCTCCTGAGCTTTTCCTATTTGATACTGCTGAGTTTTCAATTTTACTGTAAGAGTATTTATTGATGATTTAATCTCCTTTATCTGACTTTCTACAGCTTTTTCCTGGGCTATTGCTACTTTCAGGGCTGCTTCTTGAGAATCAAACCTGCTTTTTGAAACAAGGTCTTCCTCATAAAGTCCTTTAATTCTCTGAAATTCCCTTTCAGCAAGCACTCTCTGGGCATGAGCTGCCTGAAGATTAGCTTCCATTGTTTTAAGTTTTGCCATTGCTTCATTCAACTGAGAGCTTATTTCCTTTAACTGATTGGACAATGTGTTTACATTTTCTTTTTTTGCTCTTACATCTGCTAAATAGTCATCCGGTTCTATTTCCACAAGGGGTTCACCTTTTTTTACTCTCTGGTTATAGTCAACATAAACCCTGATAACTTTTCCTGAGACCTGAGGAGATATCGGCACTATTGTTCCTTCAATGTAGGCATCGTCTGTTCTTTCGTAAACAATGTAGTAATAAATTTCTTTTACCATGAAAATCAAAACACCGATGGAAATGATGATCAACAGACTGATTTTAATCTTTTTTGAATTTTTGAATCTCTCCCTTAAGCCTTTAAAGCTCACTTGTTTACCCCCTGAGCAACAAGTTCATTACTGGTAAATGCTTTAAGCAATGCTCCTGTTGCCTGTCTAAGTCTCACTATAGCAAGCTGATAATTATACTGAGCTTCCATAAGCTTTCTTTCAGCTGTGACAAGAAATGTATTTGCATCGGTTACATCAAGGCTTGAAGCAAGTCCAAATTGATACTGCTTGAATACAGAGTTAAAGTTATCTTTTGCATATGTTACTTCATCCTGAAGAGATTTAATCGTATCTCTAAAGGTTACATAATCATGATAGGCAGACTCCACATCAATAAAAACTTCTTTGAGTGTATCTTCATATTGAAGCTCAGCCTGTCTCAGTTTTGCTCTGGCTTCTGCAACTTCTGCTCTTCTCAGTCCTCCTTCAAAAATTGGAAAGTTAATTGAGGCAATTGCATAACTTGATTCTTTATTTGTCATCTGGTTTGAAGGGTTCTGGTCAAGTTTTTGATAGGTAGCAGAAAGACCGAGATATGGGAAAAAGGAGCTTATTGCATAATTTACATTTTTTTTAGCTATTTCCTTTGCAAGTAAAGCAACCTTTATTTCTGGTCTTAATTCCTTTGCAAGAGCTTTAACATGGTCCACAGTAAGACTAAGATAGGGATCATAAAGCTTGCTTTCTAAGATTTCAAAATCTCCTTCAATACCTGCATCCCTTGCTAAAACAGCCTTCGCAACCTTTAAGTTGTTTTTCGCTGATATTAAATCAGCTTCTGCTCCACTAAGCTCAGCCTCTGCTCTTAGAAGGTCAGTTTTTGTTACCTCTCCTACCTTGAGCCTAATCTTTGCTGCATCTCTGTGTTTTCTTAATCTTTCCACATTAGTTTCAGCAATCTCCACTGCTCTTTTTGCTTTGAGATAGCCATAAAGGTCGCTGGCAACCCTTAGAAGATACTGCTCTTTAAAGGAGTTCACTTCAAACTCTGTTTTTGTAAGAGTATCCTTTGATATTGCATAATTTATAAATTCTTTGCCTCCAAGAGAAAGCTTTTCTTCAATTGTTACTGCCCACAGCATAGTTTTATCTGGCTGAATTATCTGATTGTTGACAATTTTTTCTCTACTGTAGTCAGTATATTTGCCAGAAGCTGTTAAAGTTGGAAGAAGCCCTGCGAGAGCTTTGTATTTTCCTTCCTTTGATATGTTTATATTTTCCTCGGCAACTCTAATTTTTTCAGCTTTTTTTAGAGCGAGAGAGAAAACATCTGAAATTGTTAAATTTTGCTCTGCAAATGCCTGCTCAGCAAAAATAAAAAATAACAAAAAAAGTAATATTTTAATTTTCATTCATTCCTCCTGGTTCCTTCGTAAAATATCTCAATGTAAGTTTGCAGAGCTTTTTTTAAATCTATTTTTTTTCTGAGAAGCTCTTTTTTAATGAAAAGATTAAAGAGCATTCCAAAGTATGCAAGAGAGGCATAGGTGGTGTTTAAATCTTTTCTCAGTATTCCATTATTTTTAAGCTCATCCAGATAGGAAGCAAAAACAAGATATACCTCATGAATCATTTTGCTGTGGATTGTTCTTATTTCAGCAGGATATTGAAAAATTTCTGTATGCATTATGCATATGAGGTCTCTCTTTTTTTTCAGCAAATCAAAATAATATTTGGCAATACTCTTCAGAGCTTCTTTATAATCCATATTTTTCAATCTTGGAAGAAGGTCTTTAAGTGTGGGCAGAAATGATTGATTTTTAAGAACATCAATAAAAAGTTTTTCCTTGGATGTAAAATACCTGAAAAGAGTTACCTCAGCAACATTTGCTTCCTTTGCTATTTCTTTTGTAGTTGTTCCAAGATATCCTTTCTGGGAAAAAAGTTTGAGTGCAGATTTAAGAATTTTTCCTTTCGTATCTTTCATGGTAGTAATTACTAACATACACCAAGAAAAAATACAATGTCAAGACGAACTTAAAATGATAGTTGATTACTATTTGATTTATGCAGTAAAATTATAAATTATTTTAATATAAGGAGAAGCCTATGAAAATAAGAGGAAAAGTCTGGAAATTTGGCGATAACATTGACACAGACGCTATTATTCCTGCCAGATATCTTAATACATCTGACCCTAAAGAGCTTGCAAAGCATGTTATGGAGGATGCTGATAAGGAGTTTCCATCAAAGGTTAAACAGGGTGATATAATAATCGCAGGAAAAAATTTTGGATGTGGTTCCTCAAGAGAACATGCGCCGATTGCAATTAAAGCGGCTGGAATTCAAGCAGTTGTTGCAAAAAGCTTTGCAAGAATATTTTTCAGGAATGCCTTCAATATCGGGCTACCAATTTTTGAGGTTCCTGAGCTTATTGATGAGGCAAGTGAGGGCGATGAAATAGAGATTGATATGGATAGTGGTGATATTGTTAATTTAACAAAAGGGAAAAAATACAAAACCAAGCCTATTCCTTCATTTATGCAGGAACTAATTAAAGCAGGTGGACTTGTTGAATGGACAAAAAAGAGATTAACTATGGAGGTAATAAAATGAAGACTTACAAAATTGCTGTAATTCCCGGTGATGGCACAGGACCTGAAGTTATCCGTGAGGGAGTAAAGGTCCTTGATGCTGTAAGCCACAGGCTCGGATTTAAGCTTGATTACACCTATTATGATTTTGGTGGTGAGAGATATTTAAGAACAGGCGAGACTCTTCCTGATAGCGCAATAGAGGAACTTAAAAAATTCAATGCCATATATCTCGGCGCGATTGGTCACCCTCAGGTTAAACCAGGTATTCTTGAAAAAGGAATACTTTTAAGACTCAGATTTGAGCTTGACCAGTATGTAAATCTCAGACCTGTAAAGCTTTATCCGGGAGTTGACTGTCCCCTTAAAGACAAAAAGCCTGAAGACATAGATTTTGTCGTTGTAAGGGAAAACACAGAAGGGTTATATACCGGTTCTGGTGGATTTCTTAAGAAAGGCACAGCTGATGAAGTGGCAATTCAGGTTTCAATAAATACCCGTAAAGGCGTTGAAAGATGCATAAGATTTGCCTTTGAATACTGCAAAAAACGCAACAAAAAGAATAAGCTTACTTTATGCGGAAAAACAAATGTTTTAACCTTTGCTTTTGACCTATGGGAGAGAACCTTTTATGAGGTGGCAAAAGAGTATCCAGAGATTACAACAGATTATGCCCACGTGGATGCTATAACGATGTGGTTTGTGAAAAATCCTGAATGGTTTGATGTCATCGTTACTGATAACATGTTTGGAGACATAATCACTGACCTTGGCGCGATGATTCAAGGAGGCATGGGAATAGCTGCTGGTGGAAACATAAATCCTGAAGGTGTGTCAATGTTTGAGCCAATTGGAGGCTCTGCACCGAAATATACAGGTAAAAATGTAATAAATCCTCTTGCTGCTATATGTGCAGGTGGGATGATGCTTGAATATCTTGGTGAGGGAGTTGCAGGAAAACTTATTGAAAGGGCAGTTATTGAAGTGACAAGCAAGCATCTTAAAAGTCTTGCAGCTGGCAGAATGGGATATACGACAACAGAAGTTGGTGATCTTGTGGCAAAGTATGTAACAGAACTACCTCTGGAGGGATAAAAAATGCTTAAAAAAAAGGAAAAATATGTTGTAGCAGTGGTTGGTGCAACAGGTGCTGTTGGAAATGAGATGATAGCAGTCTTAGAGGAAAGAGATTTTCCAGTTGAACGCTTAAGGCTTTTTGCCTCAGAAAGAAGTGAGGGCGTGAGACTTAACTTTAAAGGACAGGAAATTACAGTTGAGACTTTAAAAGAAGACTCCTTTCAGGGTATAGATATAGCTCTTTTTTCTGCAGGTGCAGAAAGGTCTAAGATATGGGCACCAATAGCAGCTAAAAGTGGTTGTGTGGTTATTGACAACTCAAGCCAGTGGAGAATGGACCCGGAGGTTCCACTTGTTGTTCCAGAAGTCAATCCTCATGATTTAAAATGGCACAAAGGCATTATTGCCAATCCAAACTGTTCCACAATCCAGATGGTTGTTGCATTAAAGCCAATTCATGATGTGGCAAAGATTAAAAGAGTGGTAGTTACGACTTTTCAGGCAGTATCAGGAACAGGTAAAAAAGCAATGGACGAGCTGCTTCAGCAAACAGTGGCTTTACTTAATTTTAAGGATATAGAAATTAAAGTTTATCCCCATCAGATTGCCTTTAATGTTTTACCACACATAGATAAATTTCTTGAAAACGGCTATACAAAGGAAGAGATGAAAATGGTTAACGAAACAAAAAAGATAATGGGAGACCCATCAATAAGAGTCACTGCCACAACGGTAAGAGTTCCTGTATTCAGAGGGCATAGCGAGAGCGTAAATATAGAAACTGAAAAGAAAATCACAGCCCAGGAAGTTAGAGAACTTCTCAGCAAAGCACCAGGTGTGGTTGTAATAGACAATCCTGACAAAAATGAGTATCCTCTGCCAATTTATGCATCAGGCAGAGATGAGGTTTTTGTTGGAAGAATTCGTGAAGATGAATCAATTGAAAATGGAATAAATATGTGGATTGTATCAGACAACCTGAGAAAAGGTGCAGCATTGAATGCTGTTCAGATCGCAGAAGAACTTATAAAAATGCTTTAGGAGGAGAAAATGTTAGGAGACAGAAAGGATTACATCTTTACCTCAGAATCAGTAACCGAGGGACATCCAGATAAAGTGGCTGACCAGATTTCCGATGCCATACTTGATGCAATGATTTCAAAGGATCC from Thermodesulfovibrio sp. 3907-1M harbors:
- a CDS encoding ABC transporter ATP-binding protein is translated as MPVIKLENVTKIYKIGEQQLVVLNGISVLIEKGEFVCIMGPSGSGKSTFMNIVGCLDTPTSGKYYLEEVDVSTMDVNELAEIRNKKIGFVFQQFNLLSRATALENVELPLIYAGVPAKERKERAVETLSWVGLKERANHYPRQLSGGQQQRVAIARALVNNPSIILADEPTGNLDSKASMEIMEIFKRLNEEQNLTTIIVTHEPDIAAFGKRQIRFLDGKIISDTKS
- a CDS encoding sigma-54 dependent transcriptional regulator; the encoded protein is MKEKILIIEDDPAMNLGMNHFLRSCGYEVKSCEDGKKALFILDSERFDIAIVDLKLPGVDGLTILKEIKNRTPQTGVIIITAFAEVKTAVQAIKDGAFDYIAKPFTNEELFLVIERFLKFRDLEKEVKQLTELVKRKEGFEEIVCNSSAMKEILDKIEAVAKTDVPVLIQGESGTGKELIADAIQRRSLRKDKPYIKINCAAIPETLFESELFGYEKGAFTGATERKSGKFELANGGTIFFDEIGDMPMPLQAKLLRVIEDGTVYPLGGKEPIKINVRCIYATSKNLKELIKNEKFREDLFYRINVIPVVIPPLRERKEDISALIEHFLKIFSEKYGKKNITISPSAYEALLSYDYPGNVRELKHAIERAVLLSKDGIIDIKHLPEEFSPMGSLQKQCLISNFSLKECLENFERNLIIKALEECGWKKAEAAKKLGISRKALWEKIKFYRIGQPLQNNGGGGIRTPGRV
- a CDS encoding DUF3365 domain-containing protein → MQTLLKFKIMKLKNLSLNTKFTLSISLIIFAFCVIFSFLIYYHLKQKVIEDANEKTRIIITQIDALGNYVKEELRPAIFKLLHETGKKDEFIVEGMSTTHVRLSVMKRFNNKIGNYTYKRVSLEPINPLHKADALHAKLIDYFQRNPDKESWSGIVKSESQELLIMAKPIVVEKGCLICHGKIKDAPKALLKMFPREQDFKWKEGEIMGVESVSLPIASTLGEIKGVAISTFLFGVVSLIFLFVALQGAFWSFVIKPLKRLSSLFRGIVNGTEPLNQTIEAKTKDEIGELIFSFNQMSKYLFEAQEATKKYAETLQTIFEGITDPLALVNPDCTVEMTNHAYRTWMIEGRAAVFNERCDPERVDPDKFCPVHFLKKVIDTKKPFSEYWEGEDQKHYFIHLYPIFDDKGNVIKLVHYVKDITEKRKIEEQMRITEKLAAIGQLSAGLAHEINNPLGGIKLCFNNLISTEMDEETKNRHIEVINQGLTKIQEIIKQLLDFSKQSELVISLVSVNSLVENVLKLTDYLISKKGIKVIKKLSADVPEIMVDSNKIEQVFLNIVLNAIQAMDGKEGTLTVQSYLKNGYCYISFTDTGPGIPDEIFPKIFDPFFTTKPVGEGTGLGLSVSKSIVEQHNGRILVETSNRGSTFTVELPVK
- a CDS encoding ABC transporter permease codes for the protein MIAISSIINIAVRSLIANAMRSFLAILGIIIGVGAVVTMIAIGQGASEKISAQISSIGSNLILILPGATTQGGIRMGAGTQQTLTMADAEAIAKECSHVSRVAPVISGTAQVVFGNQNWSTAVLGTTSEMAAVREWEIVSGRFITEQDVRSGTKVAVIGQTVSEKLFGDLEPIGKLIRIKKIPFEVVGVLDKKGQSLTGQDQDDIIYVPITTAQRTLFGNILPGRVRLIYAKAQSLESIPLATEEIKALLRQRHRIGQAQEDDFTVMDLTQMLKTAEESTRTMSILLGAIASVSLVVGGIGIMNIMLVSVTERTREIGIRMAVGAKPKDIRMQFLIESVFLTMIGGVFGLLSGIAGSLIVSDLMKWPVSISPFSALIAFSFSAFVGIFFGFYPAYKASMLNPIDALRYE